The following is a genomic window from Citrifermentans bemidjiense Bem.
TGGAGACGTGCGTTCCTTGCCTGACCGCCTTCGAGGACTGCGTCAGCCATCTTGCTGGTCAAGAGGCGAATGGCGCGGATAGCGTCGTCGTTGCCCGGGATGACGTAGTTGATGTCGTCCGGATCGCAGTTGGTGTCGACGATGGCGACGACCGGGATCCCCAGCTTCTTCGCTTCGCTGACAGCGATCTCTTCGTTTTTCGGGTCGACAACGAACAGAACGCCCGGGACCTTGCCCATACCCTTGATGCCGCCCAGGGTCTTCTCCAGCTTCTCGCGCTCTTTGGCAAGTTTCAGCTGCTCTTTCTTGGTGTAAGCCTCGATGGTGCCGTCAGCGATCATGGCGTCGAGACGCTTGAGACGGTCGATGCTCTGCTTCACGGTAGCGAAGTTGGTGAGCATGCCGCCCAGCCAACGGTCGTTGACG
Proteins encoded in this region:
- the rpsB gene encoding 30S ribosomal protein S2, which translates into the protein MSNITMKELLEAGVHFGHQTKRWNPKMKPYIFGARNGIYIIDLQKTVRLFKNAYSFVTDAAQAGETVLFVGTKKQAQDSVAEEAQRCGQFYVNDRWLGGMLTNFATVKQSIDRLKRLDAMIADGTIEAYTKKEQLKLAKEREKLEKTLGGIKGMGKVPGVLFVVDPKNEEIAVSEAKKLGIPVVAIVDTNCDPDDINYVIPGNDDAIRAIRLLTSKMADAVLEGGQARNARLQTGAEEEFSTEGEEVVEETPAEA